The following proteins are co-located in the Phragmites australis chromosome 10, lpPhrAust1.1, whole genome shotgun sequence genome:
- the LOC133883756 gene encoding LOW QUALITY PROTEIN: acyl-coenzyme A oxidase 3, peroxisomal-like (The sequence of the model RefSeq protein was modified relative to this genomic sequence to represent the inferred CDS: inserted 1 base in 1 codon) — protein MTEPGADAELRKLVLLECLGVYDHSLAIKIGVHFFLWGSAIKFLGTKRHHDKWLVATENYVIKGCFAMTELGHGSNVRGIETIATYDSKTREFILNTPCESAQKYWIGGAANHATHXFAQLLINGKNGVHAFVAPIRDEDGNVLPNIHIADCGHKIGLNGVDNGRIWFHNICVPRENLLNLVADVLPDGQYVSTIDDPDQRFAAFLSPLTLGRVNIAVNSVYISKVSLAIALRYSLSRRAFSVTPDGPEMLLLDYPSHQRRLLPLLAKVCLMSSAGNFMKRMYVKRTPEMSKAIHIYSSALKATLTWQNMTTLQECREACGGQGLKTENRVGIFKAEFDVQSTFEGDNNVLMQQVSKALYAELLAAQKKKKPFKGLGLEHLNGPSPVIPDNLTSSILRSSKFQMDLFCLREQDLLKQFAEEISHHLAQGEIREKALMLSYQLAEDLARAFTERTILQIFLEDEMNVPAGSLKEVLGLLRSLYVMVSIDESTSFLRYGYLSHENVAGARKDVMKLCSELRPHALAVVNSFGIPDAFLSPLAFDWIEANAMSSGSH, from the exons ATGACGGAACCCGGCGCTGACGCCGAGCTCCGCAAGCTCGTGTTGCTCGAGTGCCTCGGCGTCTACGACCACTCCCTCGCCATCAAGATCGGCGTCCACTTCTTTCTCTG GGGCAGCGCTATCAAGTTTCTTGGAACGAAGCGTCATCATGACAAGTGGTTGGTGGCCACGGAAAATTATGTAATCAAGGGTTGTTTTGCCATGACAGAACTAGGTCACGGGAGCAAT GTGCGAGGCATTGAGACAATAGCAACTTATGATTCAAAAACAAGAGAGTTTATCTTAAATACTCCATGTGAATCTGCTCAGAAGTACTGGATTGGTGGAGCTGCTAAC CATGCTACAC ACTTTGCTCAGCTTCTTATAAATGGGAAAAACGGAGTCCATGCTTTTGTAGCTCCAATTAGGGATGAAGATGGAAATGTGTTGCCTAATATCCATATCGCTGACTGTGGCCATAAGATTGGATTGAATGGTGTTGATAATGGGAGGATTTG GTTTCATAATATATGTGTTCCTCGCGAGAACTTGCTGAATTTGGTTGCTGACGTTTTGCCAGATGGGCAATATGTTAGCACGATAGATGATCCAGAtcag AGGTTTGCAGCTTTTCTGTCTCCGCTTACTCTTGGTCGAGTAAACATTGCAGTTAACTCGGTCTACATTTCAAAG GTCAGCCTAGCGATTGCTTTAAGGTACAGTTTGTCAAGGAGAGCCTTTTCAgttacaccagatggtcctgAAATGCTGTTACTTGATTATCCCAGCCACCAGCGACGCCTTCTACCACTGCTAGCAAAAGT ATGCCTGATGAGCAGTGCTGGTAATTTTATGAAAAGGATGTATGTTAAGAGGACTCCTGAAATGAGCAAAGCCATACACATCTACTCTAGTGCTCTGAAAGCTACACTAACTTGGCAGAATATGACTACCCTTCAG GAGTGTCGTGAGGCCTGTGGTGGCCAAGGTTTGAAAACAGAGAACCGTGTAGGAATCTTCAAAGCTGAGTTTGATGTCCAGTCCACATTTGAGGGTGATAATAATGTTCTAATGCAGCAG GTAAGCAAAGCACTTTATGCTGAACTTTTGGCGgcacaaaagaagaagaagccattCAAGGGATTGGGGTTGGAACACTTAAATGGTCCAAGCCCTGTTATTCCTGATAATCTGACGAGTAGCATATTAAGGAGCTCCAAATTCCAG ATGGACTTGTTCTGCTTAAGGGAGCAAGATTTACTAAAGCAGTTTGCTGAGGAAATTTCTCACCATCTGGCTCAAGGAGAAATCAGAGAAAAGGCATTGATGCTG AGCTACCAACTCGCCGAAGACTTAGCTAGAGCATTTACTGAGCGTACGATCCTCCAAATATTTTTGGAGGATGAGATGAATGTTCCTGCTGGTTCCCTAAAG GAGGTGCTGGGCTTGCTGAGGTCTCTGTATGTCATGGTTAGCATAGATGAATCTACATCTTTTCTAAGATACGGGTATTTGTCACATGAGAATGTAGCCGGTGCGCGGAAAGACGTCATGAAACTGTGCAGTGAACTGAGGCCCCATGCGCTTGCTGTTGTCAATTCTTTCGGAATTCCTGATGCTTTCCTCAGTCCACTTGCTTTTGACTGGATTGAGGCTAATGCAATGTCTTCCGGGAGCCACTGA